The genomic interval ATCATTCTATAGATAGTGTATATGAGGTAATTGAAGAGGGGAAAAACTTCATAGGAAAAGGTGTTGTTGCTATAGACTTAGCTGGTGGTGAATTAGAAAACTTTGTGAAACCTTATGAAGAAGTGATGAAATTAGCAAGAGAATCAGGTTTTAGAGTTACAATACACGCTGGTGAAACTGGTTATGGCAAAAATGTTAGAGATGCCATAGAGCTTCTAGGTGCAGAGAGAATAGGGCATGGCTTATTTATATTTAATGATGAAGAGGCTTATAATTTAGTAAAAGAAAAAGGAGTAACATTAGAAATGTGCCCTAAGAGCAATATAGACACAAAGGGTGTGAATAAATATGAGGAGCATCCTATTTATAAATATCATAAAGATAATATAAGAGTTAATTTAAGTACAGATAACAGAACAGTTTCTAATATAAATCTTACTGAAGAATTTGAAAATGTACATAAGACATTTAATATAGACTTTGAAGATTATAAAAAGATTTATTTAAATAGTGTGGAAGCTTCCTTCTGTTCAGAAGAGTTAAAAGAAAAATTAAAATTATCCATAATTATATAAATTCAAAATAATCCACAGGCAAATAGAACTTAATTTACCTGTGGATTATTTTTAAATTCAACAACTGTGGATATTTTTCAAAAAATTATTCTGTGGATAAATTTTTGAACGTATTATTGTTAGTAATTTGGTGTACTTTCACTAAAAACTTTAGTGAGATGTATATTATACAATAAAATCTTAGTGAAATTCTAGTAAAAATCTGATAAATTTAAAATTTTTGAGCCTAAATATTTTAAAGAAATGTAAATAAGAGAAAGATTATATTGACTAAGAAGTAGATTTATTAGACAATTAATAGGATTTAAAAGCAGATGGGCGGCTAAAGACTACCCATTTGCTTTTATTTTTTTGTATTTTTTTAAAAGGGGGATTAAATTTCATGAAAGGTTTTAAGAACAAGGAATTTTTACCTACTATGATAATGATGGCTGTTCCTATAACAATTCAGAGTTTCATTACATCGTCATTAAATCTAGTAGATAATTTAATGGTAGGAAAGCTAGGAGAAGAGTCAATAGCCTCAGTTGGGTTAGCTAACCAATATATATTTATTTTTACCTTATGTATTCTTGGGATAAATGCTGGAGCTAGTGTTTTCATGTCTCAGTTTTGGGGAAAAAAAGATTTGAAAAATATTAAAAAAGTTTTGGGACTAGATATATCTATTGGACTTATAGTTTCAACTCTTTTTGCCTTAGGATCTGGATTTTTTTCTTATGAAATTATGGAGATTCTTTCTAATGATTTAAATGTTATAGAATTAGGAGCTAAATATCTACAGATTGTTTCTGTAAGTTGTATATTTACTAATTTTACTCAAGCTTATTCTTCAGCTTTAAGAAGTACAGAGCAACCTAGTGTTCCTATGTATGCAAGTATAGTTGGAGTCTTGATAAATGCATTTTTAAACTGGGTACTTATATTTGGAAATTTAGGCTTTGAGCCTATGGGAGTTAATGGAGCAGCTTTAGCAACCACTATTGCAAGATTAGTAGAGATGATATTTATAGTTTCCTTTGTTTATTTTAGAAAGAATAAGGTGGCATCAAGATTAAATGAGCTTATGTCCTTTGATTTAAATTTTGTAAAAATATACTTTAGAACATCTTGGTCAGTTATAGTAAATGAAATAGTATGGTCTTTAGGTATGACTGCATATTCAATAGCCTATGCTAGAATAGGAACAAACGCTGTTGCTAGCATGCAGATTGCTACCACATTAAATAATATGTTTATGGTATTACTAATAGGTTTAGCTACAGCTTCCTCTATAATGATAGGGAATAAAATTGGCTCTAATGAGGAAGAAATAGCAAGAGAATACGCTAAGGATATAGCTGTAATAGCTGTTTTAGTAGGATTTATTTTAGGAATTTTAATATGGATAACAGCACCATTAGCATTAAAGCCTTTTAATGTAAGTGAAGGAACTTATTTAGATACAGTTAAAGTTTTAAGAATAATAGGATTGTTCTTTACAATAAGAGCTTTTAATATGGTTATGATTGTTGGTGTATTTAGAGGTGGTGGAGATACTACTTACTCTATGTTAGTACAATGTGGAACAATATGGCTTTATGCTGTACCAATGGCTTTCCTTGGAGCTACAGTATTTTCTTTACCTGTATATGGAGTATATTTCTTAATTTGTACAGAGGAATTCTTAAAGATAATCTTCGAAGCAGTAAGATTAAAATCGGGAAAATGGATAAAGAATGTTATAAGTGATATTGAAGAAGATGAATCTGATAATAATTTAATTACAGTATAAATAAAAAAGGTTATATTAATAGTTTCAAAATAAGATTCTATTAATATAACCTTTTATTTATACTATTATTTCTTTTAATGGTAAGCAGGTTTTACTAGACATGATTTTAAGAAATTTATTACTATCTAAAAGATTTTTCTCTAAGTCATTATTTTTAGAACTTAGGTTTCCCAGCCTATTACATAGTGATAATAAGGCAACATCATGAATATCTGCCGTGTTTATTAAATCTATTATGCTATAGGAGACTCTATTAATAATAAATATAGGTGCAGAATGATGCTTTACTAGAGATATAATTTTTTCGTTTAAGTAAGTATCATCACTATATTCTCTAAGGAATCTTCTTGTTATTTCTCCTCCAATTCTATCATGGATTGGGTTTAGAGTTCTTATTTTTCCAATATCATGGAATAAGGCTGCCCACATAAAAGCTTTTGAGTTATTAGATAAATCTTTGTATTTTGAAGCTAGGTCTACTACATTTAATGTATGGGTCCAAGGATTGGATTGGTGGATTTGATTTTCCTTATTAAGTTGGTTGAAAATATTAAAAGAAGAATTTTTAAATGATTCTTCCTCTTTAATTTTATTTAAGAATATGGATGGTTTAACATCCTCTAATAAGTGCTTTTCTATTTCTAAAAATAAGTTTTGATTAGTCATTTTGTACCCCCTAATTAATACTTATTTTAATGATTAACAATAGTTAGCATTTTTAAACAGATAATTTTAAAAAAAGGAACATATAAATAATATAGGAGGTAATTTTCTATGAGTAATACTATTAGATTATCAGGAATAGCCTATGAGAGCTTAGTAAATGGTCCTGGAATAAGAAGAGTTTTCTTTTCACAAGGATGTAAACATAATTGTATAGGTTGTTTCAATCCAGATACTCATGATTTTAATGGTGGAGAAGAAAGAGACATAGATGAATTAATAAAGGATTTAGCTGATAATCCATTTATAGATGGAGTAACATTTAGTGGTGGAGATCCACTAGAACAAGCTAATAAATTTATATATATTGCTAAAGCTGCAAGAGAATTAGGATTAAATATTTGGAGTTATACAGGTTATAAATTTGAATATCTATTAGAACATGCTAATGAATTTAATAAGTGGAAAGAATACTTAGAAAACATTGATGTTTTAGTTGATGGAAAATTTGATATAAATAAAAAAGAAGATGGATTAAAATTTAGAGGTTCTTCAAATCAAAGAATAATAAATGTTAAAGAAAGTCTAAAAGAAGGAAAAGTAATTGAACTAGAATTTTAAGATTAAAATTTTAATAAATTTCAATTGTAATATGTTCATAATAGTTTATTTAAAAAAGCTATGGTAAAATTATTTATATAAATTTTGGGAAAGTGGAGATTAAATGCTTAAGGGGAGTAGAAAGCGCATATGTTGGAATTTGTTTTAAACAAAAATGAATTTGTAAAATGTAGAAAAGAGTTTATAAGCAGAGAAATTTTCTTTTGGACTTTGTTTGAAATCATAGGGGCTGTATTTGTATTTATAATGACCATGGTTTTTATTAAAGCCAGCAAAGATTTAAACAATAGTTTTTATTTTGTTACATTATTAGCATGGTTTATTTTTTCTATAGTATGTAATATTAAAAATAAAAAAATAATAGAGCGTGATATAGAAGAGAAGGTTAGATTCTTAGAAAATAAAAATATGTTTGGTAACTGTAAAGTAGAGATTTTAGGAAATGGAATAAGAATTGAATATAATGAAGGAGCAGTAGAGAGAATATATCCTTGGAAAATTATAAGAGAGGTATTTTCTTTTAAGGAGAATATATATTTATTTATATCTTCAATTGATTATGTTTCAATTCCAAAAGGAGCTTTCAAAAACAAAGAAGAGCGTATTTCTTTTTTAAACAAGATAAGTAGTGATAGAAATAATGTTAGAGAACGTATATTATCTATTATTGGATTAGCATAAGCTTAACTTTTTAGTTAAGCTTTTTTTCTTATATTGATTTGGTAATCTAGGTTACATATTTTTTTATAAATTAGGTATATATTAAAGATAGATTATTAAAGGTAAGTGTGATATATTAATTATAAAAATTTAAAGAGGTGGAAAATAAATGTATAATTTTTTAGTGAAAAAATCAAAGTGTACAGAGACAGATGCATTATTAATCCCATATTTTGAAGAAAAAACGAATATACCTAATGAAGAAATAAACAATAAGATAAATATACTTAAGAAAAAAGAACAATTTAAAGGCTCTTATGGAGAAATATTTAATATAACTAGAACAACTGAGGATAATATACAAGATATTATATTATTAGGTCTTGGAAAAGAGACAGAGATAACTAAAGAAAAAATTAGAAGAGCTTTTGGTAAAGCTGTAAATGAGATTAAGAGATTAAAAAGTAAAAGTGTATTTTTAAGGTTTGATTCAGTAGAGGCTATTGGATTAGAAAATACATTAAAAGCAATGGTTGAAGGATTAGCCTTAGGATCATATTCATTTAATAAATATAAGAGTGATAAAAAAGAAGAGATTGAAGTTACAGTTCATATTGGTGGACACAATATAAAGGAAGAAGAGGTAGAGCTTTGCGAGAAAGCTATTGATGAGGCTATTATTCTTTCAGAGACTACTTGTTTAGCAAGAGATTTAGTAAATGAACCTGCTAATAATATGTATCCAGAAACTTTAGCTAAAGAGGTTAAAAACATAGGTTCTAAATATGGATTTGAAGTTGAAGTATTTAATGAAAATCAAATAGAAGAATTAAAAATGGAATCTTTCTTATCAGTAGGAAAAGGATCAGATAATTTACCTAGACTTATAGTTATGAGATACTTTGGAGATAAGGATAATATGGATCAAAGGTTAGCCTTAGTAGGAAAGGGACTAACATATGATTCAGGTGGATATTCTTTAAAAACTAATGCTGGAATGGTAACAATGAAGGCTGATATGGGTGGAGCTGCTTCTGTAATAGGAGCAATAAGTGCCATAGCTAAAAGAAATTTAAAAATAAATGTAATAGCCGTGGTAGCTGCTTGTGAAAACTTAATATCAGGTCATGCTTATAAGCCAGGGGATATTATAGGTTCAATGGCAGGAAAGACTATAGAAATATTAAATACAGATGCTGAAGGAAGACTTACTTTAATAGATGCTGTAACTTATGCTATAGAAAAAGAAAAGGCTAGTGAGATAATCGATGTGGCTACATTAACTGGGGCTGCTGTAGTTTCCTTAGGAGAGGATGTTACAGCCGTAATAACTAATAAGGATGAATTCTATGGAGAGCTAAGAGAAGCTTCTTATGAGACTGGAGAAAAGGTATGGCAAATGCCTAGCTTTGAAGATTACGGTAAGCTTATAAAATCTAACATAGCAGATTTAAAAAATATAGGTGGAAAGTATGCAGGAACAATAACTGCAGGATTATTTATTGGAGAATTTGTTCAAAATAAACCTTGGTTACACTTAGATATAGCTGGCCCAGCATTCTCAGAGAAAAAAGGAGATTATTGTCCAGCTGGAGGAACAGGTGCAGGAGTTAGAACTTTATATGAATTAGCTAATAGAAGATGTAAA from Clostridium perfringens carries:
- a CDS encoding MATE family efflux transporter, producing the protein MKGFKNKEFLPTMIMMAVPITIQSFITSSLNLVDNLMVGKLGEESIASVGLANQYIFIFTLCILGINAGASVFMSQFWGKKDLKNIKKVLGLDISIGLIVSTLFALGSGFFSYEIMEILSNDLNVIELGAKYLQIVSVSCIFTNFTQAYSSALRSTEQPSVPMYASIVGVLINAFLNWVLIFGNLGFEPMGVNGAALATTIARLVEMIFIVSFVYFRKNKVASRLNELMSFDLNFVKIYFRTSWSVIVNEIVWSLGMTAYSIAYARIGTNAVASMQIATTLNNMFMVLLIGLATASSIMIGNKIGSNEEEIAREYAKDIAVIAVLVGFILGILIWITAPLALKPFNVSEGTYLDTVKVLRIIGLFFTIRAFNMVMIVGVFRGGGDTTYSMLVQCGTIWLYAVPMAFLGATVFSLPVYGVYFLICTEEFLKIIFEAVRLKSGKWIKNVISDIEEDESDNNLITV
- a CDS encoding HD domain-containing protein, which codes for MTNQNLFLEIEKHLLEDVKPSIFLNKIKEEESFKNSSFNIFNQLNKENQIHQSNPWTHTLNVVDLASKYKDLSNNSKAFMWAALFHDIGKIRTLNPIHDRIGGEITRRFLREYSDDTYLNEKIISLVKHHSAPIFIINRVSYSIIDLINTADIHDVALLSLCNRLGNLSSKNNDLEKNLLDSNKFLKIMSSKTCLPLKEIIV
- the nrdG gene encoding anaerobic ribonucleoside-triphosphate reductase activating protein codes for the protein MSNTIRLSGIAYESLVNGPGIRRVFFSQGCKHNCIGCFNPDTHDFNGGEERDIDELIKDLADNPFIDGVTFSGGDPLEQANKFIYIAKAARELGLNIWSYTGYKFEYLLEHANEFNKWKEYLENIDVLVDGKFDINKKEDGLKFRGSSNQRIINVKESLKEGKVIELEF
- the add gene encoding adenosine deaminase, with product MNLLNLPKIELHCHLDGSLRVETAIELAKKEGVKLDSYEYDKVKELLVIPEDCNSLEDYLNRFALPVRLLQRAENLERVAFELMEDASKENVKYIEIRFAPLLHLEKGMTQKEVIESVIKGIRKAEELYDIKGNVILSCLRHHSIDSVYEVIEEGKNFIGKGVVAIDLAGGELENFVKPYEEVMKLARESGFRVTIHAGETGYGKNVRDAIELLGAERIGHGLFIFNDEEAYNLVKEKGVTLEMCPKSNIDTKGVNKYEEHPIYKYHKDNIRVNLSTDNRTVSNINLTEEFENVHKTFNIDFEDYKKIYLNSVEASFCSEELKEKLKLSIII
- a CDS encoding YcxB family protein, translating into MLEFVLNKNEFVKCRKEFISREIFFWTLFEIIGAVFVFIMTMVFIKASKDLNNSFYFVTLLAWFIFSIVCNIKNKKIIERDIEEKVRFLENKNMFGNCKVEILGNGIRIEYNEGAVERIYPWKIIREVFSFKENIYLFISSIDYVSIPKGAFKNKEERISFLNKISSDRNNVRERILSIIGLA
- a CDS encoding leucyl aminopeptidase; the protein is MYNFLVKKSKCTETDALLIPYFEEKTNIPNEEINNKINILKKKEQFKGSYGEIFNITRTTEDNIQDIILLGLGKETEITKEKIRRAFGKAVNEIKRLKSKSVFLRFDSVEAIGLENTLKAMVEGLALGSYSFNKYKSDKKEEIEVTVHIGGHNIKEEEVELCEKAIDEAIILSETTCLARDLVNEPANNMYPETLAKEVKNIGSKYGFEVEVFNENQIEELKMESFLSVGKGSDNLPRLIVMRYFGDKDNMDQRLALVGKGLTYDSGGYSLKTNAGMVTMKADMGGAASVIGAISAIAKRNLKINVIAVVAACENLISGHAYKPGDIIGSMAGKTIEILNTDAEGRLTLIDAVTYAIEKEKASEIIDVATLTGAAVVSLGEDVTAVITNKDEFYGELREASYETGEKVWQMPSFEDYGKLIKSNIADLKNIGGKYAGTITAGLFIGEFVQNKPWLHLDIAGPAFSEKKGDYCPAGGTGAGVRTLYELANRRCK